In a single window of the Streptacidiphilus sp. P02-A3a genome:
- a CDS encoding carbohydrate ABC transporter permease, which produces MVDTAFKPYRDILSTTPRFWPFPFTLANFTDAVRKPGFATDLANSAVVTGAVVAASVVLAFLAAVALTRFRFRGRHGFLIAVLVVQMVPQPALLIPVFLSLKSTDLLNNLLGLVLTYLAMVLPFTIWTLRGFLHGIPVELEEAAMLDGAGRLTIIRTILLPLVMPGLIATSVFAFITAWNDYLFAYVLMKDQSHYTLPVWLVSFSTSTGTDYGGLIAASTLFALPVVVFFMLIQRRLVAGMTAGAVKD; this is translated from the coding sequence ATGGTCGACACCGCGTTCAAGCCCTACCGGGACATCCTCAGCACCACCCCCCGCTTCTGGCCGTTCCCGTTCACCCTGGCCAACTTCACCGACGCGGTCCGCAAACCCGGCTTCGCCACCGACCTGGCCAACAGCGCGGTAGTGACCGGCGCGGTGGTCGCGGCCTCGGTCGTCCTGGCGTTCCTCGCGGCCGTCGCCCTGACCCGGTTCCGGTTCCGGGGCAGACACGGCTTCCTGATCGCGGTCCTGGTCGTGCAGATGGTCCCGCAACCCGCCCTGCTGATCCCCGTCTTCCTCAGCCTCAAGAGCACCGACCTGCTGAACAACCTCCTCGGCCTGGTACTGACCTACCTCGCCATGGTGCTGCCGTTCACCATCTGGACCCTGCGCGGGTTCCTGCACGGCATCCCGGTGGAACTGGAGGAAGCCGCGATGCTCGACGGCGCCGGCCGCCTCACGATCATCCGCACCATACTGCTGCCCCTGGTCATGCCCGGCCTGATCGCCACCAGCGTGTTCGCGTTCATCACCGCCTGGAACGACTACCTGTTCGCCTACGTGCTGATGAAAGACCAGAGCCACTACACCCTGCCGGTATGGCTGGTCTCCTTCAGCACCAGCACCGGCACCGACTACGGCGGCCTGATCGCCGCCTCCACCCTGTTCGCCCTGCCCGTCGTGGTCTTCTTCATGCTCATCCAACGCCGCCTGGTCGCCGGCATGACCGCCGGCGCCGTCAAAGACTGA
- a CDS encoding beta-N-acetylhexosaminidase, which translates to MIVPRPTELTPHPGRFVIGPQLHLDAGPGTEQAAELLAGYLGRGRTRSATGPRIELSLSPTHPTTTASTRTTGTNGANGTTGTNGTNGSNGSNGASGVIGSTAAQGYLLRIRPDLVTLSAPATAGLLNGVQTLRQLLPPAALDPAGARPDHWWWPCLDIRDQPRLAWRGALLDVARHFLPLEFLYRFVDELALHKLNVFQLHLNDDQGWRIEIDGLPRLTEVGAWRTESALGPGPTVPGNGTPHGGYYTQAELRGLVSYARGRGVSIVPEITMPGHARAVLAAYPHLGNHPDRALPVWTNWGISEDILAVSDQALDFCRQVLAQTMDVFPSRYLHIGGDECPTVQWQHDPLARERTRQLGLAAPAELHGWFLRQMQQYVTHHGRRAIAWDEKGYAANTPPPGLALTAWRDQAHGAQAIARGHQVVIAPHLSTYFDYPQSNDPTEPQGQPGHTVTLADVYAFDPLAGSLPTADPAAPHPTPGVLGTQAQLWTEYAPTPEHVTYLTYPRLCALAEVAWTSGPRDLTQFQTRLAHHNQRLNALGLTPRRPTPAPTAPTPGTMNR; encoded by the coding sequence ATGATCGTCCCGCGTCCCACCGAACTCACCCCGCACCCCGGGAGGTTCGTCATCGGCCCCCAGCTCCACCTGGACGCCGGACCCGGGACCGAGCAAGCCGCCGAACTGCTCGCCGGATACCTCGGCCGCGGACGGACCCGCAGCGCCACCGGCCCGCGGATCGAACTGTCCCTGTCCCCCACCCACCCCACCACCACCGCATCAACCAGAACCACCGGAACCAACGGAGCAAACGGAACCACCGGAACGAACGGAACGAACGGGTCGAACGGGTCGAACGGGGCGAGCGGGGTGATCGGGTCGACCGCCGCGCAGGGCTACCTGCTGCGGATCCGCCCCGACCTGGTCACCTTGTCCGCGCCCGCCACCGCCGGCCTCCTCAACGGCGTCCAGACACTGCGGCAACTACTGCCGCCGGCCGCCCTGGACCCGGCCGGCGCCCGCCCCGACCACTGGTGGTGGCCCTGCCTGGACATCCGCGACCAGCCCCGCCTGGCCTGGCGCGGCGCACTGCTGGACGTCGCCCGGCACTTCCTGCCCCTGGAGTTCCTGTACCGCTTCGTCGACGAACTGGCCCTGCACAAACTCAACGTCTTCCAACTGCACCTGAACGACGACCAGGGCTGGCGGATCGAGATCGACGGCCTGCCGCGACTGACCGAAGTCGGCGCCTGGCGCACCGAGTCCGCCCTGGGCCCAGGCCCCACGGTACCCGGCAACGGCACCCCCCACGGCGGCTACTACACCCAGGCCGAACTACGCGGCCTGGTCTCCTACGCCCGCGGCCGCGGCGTCAGCATCGTCCCGGAGATCACCATGCCCGGACACGCCCGCGCCGTCCTGGCCGCCTACCCCCACCTGGGCAACCACCCCGACCGCGCACTGCCGGTATGGACCAACTGGGGCATCAGCGAGGACATCTTGGCCGTCAGCGACCAGGCCCTGGACTTCTGCCGCCAGGTACTGGCCCAGACCATGGACGTCTTCCCCTCCCGCTACCTGCACATCGGCGGCGACGAATGCCCCACCGTCCAGTGGCAGCACGACCCCCTGGCCCGCGAACGGACCCGGCAACTGGGCCTGGCCGCCCCCGCCGAACTGCACGGCTGGTTCCTACGGCAGATGCAGCAGTACGTGACCCACCACGGACGCCGGGCCATCGCCTGGGACGAGAAGGGCTACGCCGCGAACACCCCCCCACCCGGACTCGCCCTGACCGCCTGGCGCGACCAGGCACACGGAGCACAAGCCATCGCCCGCGGCCACCAAGTCGTGATCGCACCCCACCTGTCCACCTACTTCGACTACCCCCAGAGCAACGACCCCACCGAACCCCAAGGACAACCCGGACACACCGTCACCCTCGCCGACGTCTACGCCTTCGACCCCCTGGCCGGATCACTACCCACCGCCGACCCCGCCGCCCCCCACCCCACCCCCGGCGTCCTGGGCACCCAAGCACAACTGTGGACCGAGTACGCCCCCACCCCCGAACACGTCACCTACCTCACCTACCCACGACTGTGCGCACTGGCCGAAGTCGCCTGGACCAGCGGCCCACGCGACCTCACCCAGTTCCAGACCCGACTGGCCCACCACAACCAACGCCTCAACGCCCTGGGCCTGACCCCCCGCCGCCCCACCCCCGCGCCCACCGCGCCCACCCCTGGGACGATGAACAGGTGA
- a CDS encoding extracellular solute-binding protein, with the protein MGPGRDHHRPHQLHPAHRRPGRDQGQEPQPGFSAFNFPGQYWYGALQFVWDAGGQLATESNGRWTGALDSPAAQQGLRAWKSFQNSYSAPASRNVDTKSPDQAAMFASGKTATILDTSINTVLKDNPALKGQIGTFPFPSATTPGRNQPVFLGGSDLAIAAKSANQALALAYLKAATSTAVQTSAIVGIDGWTRSPPS; encoded by the coding sequence GTGGGCCCGGGCCGGGATCACCACCGCCCCCACCAGCTTCACCCAGCTCACCGCCGACCTGGACGCGATCAGGGCCAAGAACCCCAGCCCGGGTTCTCCGCCTTCAACTTCCCCGGCCAGTACTGGTACGGCGCACTGCAGTTCGTCTGGGACGCGGGCGGCCAACTGGCCACCGAGAGCAACGGCAGGTGGACCGGCGCGCTGGACTCCCCCGCCGCCCAGCAGGGACTGCGGGCCTGGAAGAGCTTCCAGAACAGCTACTCCGCCCCCGCCTCGCGCAACGTGGACACCAAGTCCCCGGACCAGGCCGCGATGTTCGCCTCCGGCAAGACCGCCACCATCTTGGACACCAGCATCAACACCGTCCTGAAGGACAACCCCGCCCTCAAGGGCCAGATCGGGACGTTCCCGTTCCCCAGCGCCACCACCCCCGGCCGCAACCAGCCGGTCTTCCTGGGCGGCTCCGACCTGGCGATCGCCGCCAAGAGCGCCAACCAGGCCCTGGCCCTGGCCTACCTCAAAGCCGCCACCAGCACGGCCGTGCAGACCAGCGCCATCGTCGGCATCGACGGCTGGACCCGGTCTCCACCCAGCTGA
- a CDS encoding carbohydrate ABC transporter permease, producing the protein MPWTGWSNYRAVLSDPHLVPVLLRTAGFCAALVTGTLVTGMLVALMLGALGRRMRTAVTLCLIAAWAVPNVASTLVWQWLFQPVYGVVNWLLTQTALFGDLTQRDWTTSPASAFTLVWLLVVWQSVPFVALTLHAGLSQIPRTYYEAAALDGAGPLTVFRVITVPFLRPILGLVAILSVIWDFNVFNQIWILTQGGPNQGTTTLGIWSFTTAFSSNSLGQGAAIAVVSVLLLLALTALYVRRLARSGEDL; encoded by the coding sequence GTGCCCTGGACCGGCTGGTCCAACTACCGCGCCGTCCTGTCCGACCCGCACCTGGTCCCGGTCCTGCTGCGCACCGCCGGGTTCTGCGCCGCCCTGGTCACCGGAACCCTGGTGACCGGCATGCTGGTCGCGCTGATGCTCGGCGCCCTGGGCCGGCGCATGCGCACCGCGGTCACCTTGTGCCTGATCGCCGCCTGGGCGGTACCCAACGTCGCCTCCACCCTGGTGTGGCAGTGGCTGTTCCAACCCGTCTACGGCGTCGTCAACTGGCTGCTGACACAGACCGCGCTGTTCGGCGACCTGACCCAGCGCGACTGGACCACCTCGCCCGCCTCGGCCTTCACCCTGGTGTGGCTGCTGGTGGTATGGCAGTCGGTACCGTTCGTGGCACTGACCCTGCACGCCGGCCTGTCACAGATCCCGCGCACCTACTACGAGGCCGCCGCCCTGGACGGCGCGGGCCCGCTGACCGTGTTCCGGGTGATCACCGTGCCGTTCCTGCGCCCGATCCTGGGACTGGTCGCGATCTTGTCGGTGATCTGGGACTTCAACGTCTTCAACCAGATCTGGATCCTCACCCAAGGCGGCCCCAACCAGGGCACCACCACCCTGGGCATCTGGTCCTTCACCACCGCCTTCAGCAGCAACTCCCTGGGACAGGGCGCCGCCATCGCGGTCGTCTCGGTCCTGCTGCTGCTCGCCCTGACCGCCCTGTACGTGCGCCGACTGGCACGGTCGGGAGAAGACCTGTGA
- a CDS encoding cellulose binding domain-containing protein — MLYKTSSTAASADEVDPWLEVVNNTSSAVALSQVTLRYYFSADTTVPYTFACAWAVPGCSNLTGTVVAMADPTATADHYLQISFDASAGSLAAGASSGDLELRLYRSDWQNVNQANDYSFNAADTGYTPRRRSPPTSTARWCGAPNRPAPPPPPPRPGPGPVAPRRPPPRRRPPPRPVPRPPAAPCSTTSTTPVPTTPT; from the coding sequence GTGCTGTACAAGACCAGCAGCACCGCCGCCAGTGCCGACGAGGTCGATCCCTGGCTGGAGGTCGTCAACAACACCTCCAGCGCCGTCGCGCTCAGCCAGGTCACCCTGCGCTACTACTTCAGCGCCGACACCACCGTGCCCTACACCTTCGCCTGCGCCTGGGCGGTGCCCGGCTGCTCGAACCTGACCGGCACGGTGGTCGCGATGGCCGATCCGACCGCGACGGCCGACCACTACCTGCAGATCAGCTTCGACGCGTCGGCCGGGAGCCTGGCGGCGGGTGCCAGCAGCGGTGACCTGGAACTGCGGCTGTACCGCAGCGACTGGCAGAACGTGAACCAGGCGAACGACTACTCGTTCAACGCCGCCGACACCGGCTACACCCCTCGCAGACGGTCACCGCCTACGTCAACGGCGCGCTGGTGTGGGGCACCGAACCGTCCGGCGCCACCCCCACCCCCACCCCGACCGGGTCCGGGTCCGGTGGCGCCTCGCCGACCCCCACCCCGACGCCGACCGCCACCTCGACCGGTGCCCCGCCCTCCGGCGGCACCCTGTTCGACGACTTCGACTACACCGGTCCCAACGACCCCGACCTGA